Proteins from a genomic interval of Rhipicephalus microplus isolate Deutch F79 chromosome 6, USDA_Rmic, whole genome shotgun sequence:
- the LOC119168372 gene encoding SKA complex subunit 1: protein MDEYIARLHHSLEVLKLCVSLCKVSTDDAYFVKNARAKLVDASEHQRRIDELFKQYEEVKEREAKILTDLEVRLQLAECQGSFVESLPPKSQPSGVATQGSSLAAGDRPCRQQVTAGSKHVTNLIAPLSEEEFSSVPKYMKGRFTLAAINKLIDGFNKAIASKYELLALPKSRLKEAQWKRVTAYHTQETAETKRLSFVVDADLTGKSGGGAAFESSRVVTQFVVVMRHCGRIREIRGPERIVRYVVV, encoded by the coding sequence ATGGACGAATACATCGCCCGCTTGCACCATAGCCTGGAGGTTCTCAAGCTGTGCGTCTCCCTGTGCAAGGTATCGACCGACGACGCTTACTTCGTGAAGAACGCGCGTGCCAAGCTAGTCGACGCAAGCGAGCACCAGCGGCGCATCGACGAATTGTTCAAGCAGTACGAAGAGGTGAAGGAACGAGAAGCGAAGATTCTCACCGACTTGGAGGTCCGACTGCAGCTCGCCGAGTGTCAAGGGTCGTTCGTCGAGAGTCTCCCGCCCAAGTCTCAGCCAAGCGGCGTCGCTACTCAAGGTTCGTCTCTGGCCGCCGGCGATAGGCCTTGTCGCCAGCAGGTTACCGCTGGATCCAAGCACGTCACGAACCTCATCGCTCCCCTAAGCGAAGAGGAATTCTCCAGCGTCCCCAAGTACATGAAGGGTCGGTTCACGCTCGCCGCGATCAACAAGCTCATCGACGGTTTCAACAAGGCGATCGCGTCCAAGTACGAACTCTTGGCGCTCCCCAAGTCCCGCCTGAAGGAGGCCCAGTGGAAGCGTGTCACCGCCTACCACACGCAGGAGACCGCCGAGACCAAGAGGCTCAGCTTCGTGGTCGATGCCGACCTGACCGGGAAAAGTGGCGGCGGGGCTGCCTTCGAGTCAAGTCGAGTCGTCACCCAGTTCGTGGTGGTGATGCGACACTGCGGAAGGATACGCGAGATACGGGGGCCCGAACGCATAGTGCGTTACGTGGTGGTCTGA